One Moorella sp. E308F genomic region harbors:
- the cobD gene encoding threonine-phosphate decarboxylase CobD has protein sequence MAYGQRGNGGRKLGRPVHGGDWQGAVEKYGWQPEEILDFSANINPLGPPARVLETLQQNLPAIRRYPDPRCRQLKKALADYLQVEPAAVIAANGATELIYLICQTLKPRRVLIPEPTFSEYRRAAVTAGAEVVTLELNPASSFALDIDRWREKLERIDLAFLCNPNNPTGQLLEKAVLKEIVELCRRRGVFLVVDESFLDFLPNWPELSLGSRAAAREGLFTLRSLTKIFALPGLRLGCGVTHPELAARLEARRDPWSVNILAQMAGVAALADGEYLKATRELIRREKEYLYHGLAGLAGFRPYHPEVNFILTDISASGLTVPELAAQLVRERILIRDCSSFPGLGPAYFRVAVLDRGANQKLLRALKRAVEES, from the coding sequence ATGGCTTACGGGCAAAGAGGTAATGGCGGCAGGAAGCTGGGCAGGCCGGTTCACGGCGGCGACTGGCAGGGGGCGGTAGAAAAATACGGCTGGCAGCCGGAAGAAATACTGGACTTCAGTGCTAATATCAACCCCCTGGGGCCGCCCGCAAGGGTCCTCGAAACCTTGCAGCAGAACCTGCCGGCCATCCGGCGCTACCCTGATCCCCGCTGCCGGCAGTTAAAAAAGGCCCTGGCTGATTATCTGCAGGTAGAACCGGCCGCCGTTATTGCCGCCAATGGAGCTACGGAATTGATCTATCTCATCTGCCAGACTTTAAAGCCGCGCCGCGTCCTTATCCCCGAGCCGACCTTCAGCGAATATCGCCGCGCCGCTGTAACTGCCGGCGCCGAAGTGGTGACGCTGGAGCTCAACCCTGCCTCTTCCTTTGCCCTGGATATAGACCGCTGGCGGGAAAAGCTGGAAAGAATAGATCTCGCCTTTTTATGCAATCCCAACAACCCCACTGGCCAGCTCCTGGAGAAAGCGGTTTTGAAAGAAATTGTGGAACTCTGCCGGCGGCGCGGCGTTTTTCTTGTTGTCGATGAATCCTTCCTCGATTTCCTCCCCAACTGGCCGGAACTTTCCCTGGGCAGCCGGGCGGCTGCCAGGGAAGGTTTATTTACCCTGCGCTCCCTGACAAAAATTTTTGCCCTGCCGGGGCTGCGCCTGGGCTGCGGGGTGACCCATCCGGAGCTGGCGGCCAGGCTGGAAGCGCGGCGGGACCCCTGGAGCGTTAATATCCTGGCCCAGATGGCCGGGGTTGCGGCCCTAGCCGACGGCGAGTATTTGAAGGCGACCCGGGAATTAATAAGGCGGGAAAAAGAATATCTTTATCATGGGCTGGCGGGGCTGGCAGGATTCCGGCCCTATCATCCCGAAGTTAATTTTATCCTGACGGATATTTCCGCCAGCGGCCTGACGGTTCCAGAGCTGGCAGCGCAGCTGGTGCGAGAACGCATCTTAATTCGCGACTGTTCTTCTTTTCCCGGCCTGGGGCCCGCCTATTTTCGTGTGGCCGTACTTGACCGGGGAGCCAACCAGAAGCTCTTGCGCGCTTTAAAGAGAGCAGTGGAGGAGAGTTAA
- a CDS encoding GHMP kinase — protein MQGVALARGACGELVQGMVDGKYFLITCPINISAEATVTLVPGGRFQGPPGKSKALAAARLTMARLGEKQWGARLTINNPLPPGKGLASSTADVAAAAAATARALGAELSLEEIKRIALAIEPSDGTFLPGIVLFDHLRGEFWESLGEPPPLAILIVDLGGTVDTILFNQRRDLMALNRAKEGAVRRAVALVREGLASGRVELIARGATLSALANQEILHKPELETLVELATGLGALGVNVAHSGTVAGILYRPGEVDSDELERKIRAVFPYVHFIRATMTGGGVEARDELWLTGKEVMAAGSWAGRFTAATGRGR, from the coding sequence ATGCAGGGCGTAGCCCTGGCCCGTGGTGCCTGCGGCGAATTAGTGCAGGGGATGGTCGACGGTAAATACTTCCTCATTACCTGCCCGATTAATATTAGTGCCGAAGCGACTGTAACTCTGGTCCCCGGGGGCCGCTTTCAGGGTCCTCCCGGCAAGAGTAAGGCTCTGGCGGCGGCACGCCTGACCATGGCCCGGCTGGGAGAAAAGCAGTGGGGCGCCCGGTTGACCATAAACAACCCCCTGCCGCCGGGCAAGGGGTTGGCCAGCAGTACAGCCGATGTGGCGGCGGCAGCCGCGGCTACAGCCAGGGCCCTGGGAGCCGAACTATCCCTGGAAGAGATTAAAAGGATCGCCTTGGCCATTGAACCGAGTGACGGTACCTTCCTACCGGGTATTGTCCTTTTTGATCACCTCCGGGGTGAATTCTGGGAGAGTTTAGGGGAACCGCCGCCCCTGGCCATTTTAATCGTCGATCTGGGCGGCACGGTTGATACCATCCTCTTTAACCAGCGCCGCGATCTTATGGCTTTAAACCGGGCCAAGGAAGGGGCTGTCCGCCGGGCGGTGGCCCTGGTGCGGGAAGGGCTGGCCTCCGGCCGGGTGGAATTAATCGCCCGGGGTGCTACTTTAAGCGCCCTGGCCAACCAGGAAATTCTCCATAAACCGGAACTGGAAACCCTGGTGGAGCTGGCTACCGGCCTGGGAGCCCTGGGGGTAAATGTAGCCCACAGCGGTACGGTGGCAGGTATCCTCTATCGACCTGGAGAAGTAGATAGCGATGAACTGGAAAGAAAAATCCGGGCAGTATTTCCCTATGTACATTTTATCCGGGCTACCATGACCGGTGGTGGAGTGGAGGCCAGGGATGAATTATGGCTTACGGGCAAAGAGGTAATGGCGGCAGGAAGCTGGGCAGGCCGGTTCACGGCGGCGACTGGCAGGGGGCGGTAG